One region of Pseudomonas glycinae genomic DNA includes:
- the asd gene encoding archaetidylserine decarboxylase (Phosphatidylserine decarboxylase is synthesized as a single chain precursor. Generation of the pyruvoyl active site from a Ser is coupled to cleavage of a Gly-Ser bond between the larger (beta) and smaller (alpha chains). It is an integral membrane protein.), producing the protein MKERLFIISQYLLPHHLLSRLAGCVAECRVRWFKNAFTTWFAKRYQVDMSQALVEDVTAYEHFNAFFTRALKDGARPLDQTPGAILSPADGAISQLGPIEHGRIFQAKGHSFSVLELLGGDAANAAPFMGGEFATVYLSPKDYHRVHMPLAGTLREMVYIPGRIFSVNQTTAENVPELFARNERVACIFDTERGPMAVVLVGAMIVASIETVWAGLVTPPKRELKTFRYDEAARAPIHLEKGAELGRFKLGSTAIVLFGPDQVKWVEELKAGSPVQMGQALAQSNA; encoded by the coding sequence ATGAAAGAGCGTTTGTTTATCATCAGCCAATACCTGTTGCCGCATCACTTGCTGTCGCGCCTGGCCGGCTGCGTCGCCGAGTGCCGCGTGCGCTGGTTCAAGAATGCCTTCACCACCTGGTTCGCCAAGCGTTATCAAGTGGACATGTCGCAGGCACTGGTTGAAGACGTGACCGCTTACGAGCATTTCAACGCCTTCTTCACCCGCGCCCTGAAAGACGGCGCACGTCCGCTGGACCAGACCCCGGGCGCGATCCTCAGCCCGGCCGACGGCGCGATCAGCCAGCTCGGCCCGATCGAGCACGGCCGCATCTTCCAGGCCAAGGGCCACAGCTTCAGCGTGCTGGAACTGCTGGGCGGCGACGCGGCCAATGCGGCGCCGTTCATGGGCGGTGAATTCGCCACTGTTTACCTGTCACCGAAGGACTACCACCGCGTGCACATGCCGCTGGCCGGCACCCTGCGCGAAATGGTCTACATTCCGGGCCGGATCTTCTCGGTCAACCAGACCACCGCGGAAAACGTTCCTGAACTGTTCGCCCGCAACGAGCGCGTGGCGTGCATCTTCGACACCGAGCGCGGGCCGATGGCCGTGGTGCTGGTGGGCGCGATGATCGTGGCATCGATCGAAACCGTATGGGCCGGTCTGGTCACGCCGCCGAAGCGCGAACTGAAAACCTTCCGCTACGACGAAGCCGCCCGTGCGCCGATCCATCTGGAAAAAGGTGCGGAACTGGGGCGCTTCAAGCTGGGTTCGACCGCGATTGTGCTGTTCGGGCCGGATCAGGTGAAGTGGGTTGAAGAATTGAAAGCCGGCTCGCCGGTACAGATGGGTCAGGCCCTGGCACAGTCGAACGCCTGA
- the serB gene encoding phosphoserine phosphatase SerB: MREIVLINITGVDRPGLTAAITGVLAQGGVNILDIGQAVIHDMLSFGILVEIPDSEQGKSVLKDILFKGYELDQQVRFTPVSEEDYQQWVGNQGKKRHIVTLLTRKVTAGQLQAVSSITAKYGLNIDHIDRLSGRMPLDTPADKGKGCIEFSVRGEAADPQALRAEFLSVAQELNVDIAFQEDSLFRRNRRLAVFDMDSTLIEAEVIDELAKAAGVGDQVSQITERAMAGELDFRASFKERLALLKGLDVSVLDSIGASLRLTEGAETLFAELKRLGYKTAILSGGFTYFAKQLQARLGIDYVFANELEVVDGKCTGVAIEPIVDAQRKADLLKQLAEKEGLRLEQTIAVGDGANDLPMLAIAGLGVAFRAKPLVKQSAKQAISTLGLDGVLYLLGFRDRDGQL; the protein is encoded by the coding sequence TTGCGCGAAATCGTCCTGATTAACATCACGGGAGTCGACCGTCCTGGTCTGACGGCGGCCATTACCGGTGTACTGGCCCAGGGTGGTGTGAATATCCTCGACATCGGTCAGGCGGTGATCCACGACATGCTGTCGTTCGGCATCCTCGTGGAAATTCCCGACTCCGAGCAAGGCAAGTCGGTGCTCAAGGACATCCTGTTCAAGGGCTATGAGCTCGATCAGCAGGTGCGCTTCACCCCGGTGTCCGAAGAGGATTACCAGCAATGGGTGGGCAATCAGGGCAAGAAGCGCCACATCGTTACCCTGCTGACCCGCAAGGTCACCGCCGGCCAGTTGCAGGCCGTGAGCTCGATCACCGCCAAATACGGCCTGAACATCGACCATATCGACCGTCTGTCGGGTCGTATGCCGCTGGACACCCCGGCTGACAAGGGCAAGGGCTGCATCGAGTTCTCCGTGCGCGGCGAAGCCGCCGATCCGCAAGCCCTGCGCGCCGAGTTCCTCAGCGTGGCACAGGAGCTGAACGTCGACATCGCCTTCCAGGAAGATTCGCTGTTCCGTCGCAACCGTCGTCTGGCGGTGTTCGACATGGACTCGACCCTGATCGAAGCCGAAGTCATCGACGAACTGGCCAAAGCCGCCGGCGTTGGCGATCAGGTTTCGCAAATCACCGAGCGGGCAATGGCCGGCGAGCTGGACTTCCGCGCCAGCTTCAAAGAGCGCCTGGCGCTGCTCAAGGGCCTGGATGTCAGCGTGCTCGATTCGATCGGCGCCTCGCTGCGCCTGACCGAAGGCGCCGAAACCCTGTTCGCCGAACTCAAGCGACTGGGCTACAAGACCGCGATCCTGTCGGGCGGCTTCACCTACTTCGCCAAGCAACTTCAGGCCAGGCTCGGTATCGACTATGTGTTCGCCAACGAACTGGAAGTGGTCGACGGCAAGTGCACCGGCGTGGCGATCGAGCCGATCGTCGATGCCCAGCGCAAGGCCGATCTGCTGAAGCAACTGGCTGAAAAAGAAGGTTTGCGTCTGGAGCAGACCATCGCCGTGGGCGATGGCGCCAATGACCTGCCGATGCTGGCGATTGCCGGTCTGGGCGTGGCGTTCCGCGCCAAACCGCTGGTCAAGCAGTCGGCGAAGCAGGCGATCTCGACCCTCGGTCTGGATGGTGTGCTGTACCTGCTGGGCTTCCGCGATCGCGACGGGCAGCTCTGA
- a CDS encoding AhpA/YtjB family protein, which yields MNRPTPVKTDNFFLLIFRALRHRRVPIALRIASHNVILVALALVIYACVMGLQFKQAMHEQADALGESLTTQTATSATELLVSNDILSLNVLLNNLTKNKLVAHAAIYSVDNRILAESGQRPKHGLLGEAEGMYESKITFQDVTAGQLRISLDMDQFQQPMTISLQSMGILSAILLALSLALSLRLGRHISTPLLQLRVWLRRIDEYTPGIERQDEIGDLARQLHANYAPEPAEPEPEPEPEFEDDEPEFEVRNLRDPSFDKSRPMAAQKPAPRHVVSTVEDDDDEDPFADLRDESLSDAAQPAVRRPTPSVPQHTAVLAVQLGSQEQLRRLPRARLEELQDRYRDCLEQAASLYQGEIETLNDGSTLMLFHTEDSGDDYLTNAICCGELLRALGHQLQIEVADSGITLQLQLGLTLGDELFGLSQIDLLLTDSAQDALALSQHSRNLLLVERKIGDDALIRQRARIRPIASPEGACCVERLMEPYPSMLERQLARMHERRA from the coding sequence GTGAACCGGCCCACGCCAGTTAAAACCGATAACTTCTTTCTGCTGATCTTCCGTGCACTGCGCCACCGCCGTGTACCGATTGCATTGCGCATTGCCAGCCATAACGTGATCCTGGTCGCCCTGGCCCTGGTGATCTATGCCTGCGTGATGGGCCTGCAGTTCAAGCAGGCCATGCACGAGCAGGCCGATGCGCTGGGCGAAAGCCTGACCACGCAGACCGCCACCTCCGCCACCGAACTGCTGGTGTCCAACGACATCCTCAGCCTCAACGTGCTGCTCAACAACCTGACCAAGAACAAGCTGGTGGCCCACGCCGCCATCTACAGCGTGGACAACCGCATCCTCGCCGAGTCCGGTCAGCGGCCCAAGCACGGCCTGCTCGGCGAAGCCGAGGGCATGTACGAGAGCAAGATCACCTTCCAGGACGTGACCGCCGGGCAACTGCGCATCAGCCTGGACATGGATCAGTTCCAGCAGCCGATGACCATCAGCCTGCAAAGCATGGGCATCCTGAGTGCGATCCTGCTGGCACTGTCCCTGGCCCTGAGCCTGCGTCTGGGCCGGCACATTTCCACGCCGCTGCTGCAACTGCGTGTATGGCTGCGCCGGATCGACGAATACACGCCGGGGATCGAGCGTCAGGACGAGATCGGCGATCTTGCCCGCCAGTTGCACGCCAACTACGCCCCGGAGCCGGCCGAACCGGAGCCCGAGCCGGAGCCCGAGTTCGAGGACGACGAGCCGGAATTCGAAGTGCGCAACCTGCGTGATCCAAGTTTTGACAAAAGCCGCCCGATGGCCGCGCAGAAGCCCGCGCCACGCCATGTGGTCAGCACCGTTGAAGACGACGATGACGAAGACCCGTTCGCCGATCTGCGTGACGAGTCGCTGAGCGATGCCGCGCAACCGGCCGTGCGCCGCCCGACCCCGAGCGTGCCGCAACACACGGCGGTGCTGGCGGTGCAACTGGGCTCGCAGGAACAACTGCGCCGCTTGCCGCGGGCACGACTGGAAGAGTTGCAGGATCGCTATCGCGATTGCCTGGAACAGGCCGCTTCGTTGTACCAGGGCGAAATCGAAACCCTGAACGACGGCAGCACGCTGATGCTGTTCCACACCGAAGACAGCGGCGACGATTACCTGACCAACGCCATCTGCTGCGGCGAACTGCTGCGAGCGCTGGGCCACCAGTTGCAGATCGAAGTCGCCGACAGCGGCATCACCCTGCAATTGCAGTTGGGCCTGACCCTCGGCGACGAACTGTTCGGCCTGAGCCAGATCGACCTGTTGCTGACCGATTCCGCCCAGGACGCGCTGGCCCTGTCGCAACACAGCCGCAACCTGTTGCTGGTGGAGCGCAAGATCGGTGATGACGCGCTGATTCGCCAGCGTGCACGGATCCGGCCGATTGCCAGCCCTGAGGGGGCTTGCTGCGTGGAGCGGTTGATGGAGCCTTATCCGTCGATGCTTGAGCGGCAACTGGCGCGGATGCATGAGCGTCGGGCTTAA